The Bacillus sp. (in: firmicutes) genome includes the window GCAATCCCCTGGTTTCAGGATGCATCAATTGAAAATATAGTGGACTTTTCTGGAGGTAGTAAAAGCGATGAATAAAAGTGATGCTGGCTGTTGCTCTTGTGGCAGTGGTTGCTGCGGACAAGAACAGGAAAAAAGGCAGATTATAATAGAATTTCTTTATCTTGATCTGAGTGTATGTAAGAGGTGTCAAGGAACTGAAACTAATCTTGAGGATGCAGTTAATGAAGTATCAACGGTATTAAGAGCAGCAGGGTTTGATATAGTTATGAACAAGATTAATATAAATTCAAGGGAGTTAGCCATTGAATACCATTTTTGAGTTCACCAACAATTCGTGTAAATGGCAGGGATATTGCTCTTGAGGTTAAGGAATCTTCCTGCAAAGAATGTGGGGATCTGTGTGGCGACTCTGTGGATTGCAGAGTTTGGGTGCAGGATGGTATAGAATATACGGAACTACCAAAATCCATGATTATTAACGCAATTTTGAAAGAAGTTTATAATGGCCATAGTTCAATCCCCTTGACAAATGAGAAATATGAAATCCCACAAAACTTAATTACATTTTTCGATAGCTTAGAAAGAAAGGAGGATTGATTTACATGAGTAAGGAACGTAATAGTGGAATTGGATTTTTTGAAAAGTACTTAACTGTATGGGTTATTTTATGTATGTTTGCAGGTGTATTGATTGGAAAGTTTTTACCCGGAATCCCAGCGTTTTTAGGGCGTTTTGAATATGCAAATGTTTCAATACCTATGGCTATTTTAATCTGGCTTATGATATATCCAATGATGTTAAAAGTAGATTTTCAAAGCATAAGAAATGTAGGCAAAAATCCTAAGGGGCTTTTTGTTACATGGATAACCAACTGGTTGATAAAGCCTTTTACCATGTTCGGCATTGCATGGCTGTTTTTCTTTGTAATTTTCAAATCTCTAATTCCGGCAGAATTGGCACAAGACTATCTTGCGGGAGCAATACTTCTTGGAGCTGCACCGTGTACAGCGATGGTATTTGTATGGAGTTATTTGACCAAAGGCAACGCGGCTTATACCGTCGTGCAAGTGGCAACAAATGATCTTATAATTCTCATAGCTTTCACGCCTATAGTTGCGTTTCTTCTAGGTGTGGGCGGTGTAACCATACCCTGGGACACTCTTGTTTTATCTGTAGTATTGTTTGTTGTTATCCCGCTGGCTGGTGGTATAATTACCCGTAATTACATCACAAAAAAGCGAGGACTCGATTACTTTGAAAAGAGTTTTATACCGAAGTTTGGGAATATCACTACCATAGGTCTATTGCTAACATTAATAATAATCTTTTCATTCCAGGGCGATGTAATTCTGAATAATCCACTTCATATTGTTTTAATTGCTATACCATTAATTATTCAGACTTTCCTAATCTTTTTCATTGCATATCTAGCAAGCAAGGTTATAAAACTACCTCATGAGATAGCAGCGCCTGCTGGTATGATTGGTGCCTCTAACTTTTTTGAACTGGCAGTTGCCGTTGCGATTGCATTGTTTGGAACACAAAGCCCAGCTGCACTTGCTACCATTGTAGGGGTTCTAACAGAAGTGCCTGTTATGTTGATATTAGTAAAGATAGCGAATAATACAAGGCACTGGTTTCCAGAAAAAAGCTAGAAAGGAGGTAATGCTTAATGAGTAATAAACTAAAGGTCGCATTTATATGTGTTCATAATTCATGTCGAAGCCAAATAGCCGAGGCACTTGGTAAGCACTTTGCAGGAGATATATTTGAAAGCTACTCTGCTGGCACAGAAACAAAACCTCAAATTAACCAGGATGCTGTGCGCCTAATGAAAGAGCTTTATGATATAGATATGGAGAAAACTCAACATTCAAAGTTGCTTGATGAAATACCTCCAGTAGATATTGTTATTACAATGGGGTGTAATGTGGAATGCCCTTACCTTCCATGTAAACACAGGGAAGATTGGGGGTTGGATGATCCTACAGGTAAGAGTGATGAGGAATTTAAAAAAGTAATATCAACAATAGAAACAAAAATAAAAGAGTTAAAAGCAAAACTAAAGTCATAATAATTATAACGCCAATTACAAATCTAGTAGTTGGCGTTATAATTATATATGTCGATATGTTCCCGCCTACCGATAGTGCAAAAAGTGCCTTTGACTTGTTTCCGACTACCGACAATGTAAAAGACATCAATCCACCCCGCTCGTTGCATATTGAGTCAGTAGTCTTATTAAGCCTGATATAACAGTATTTTTGAGCAAGGAATGTGTCATTTGATCACATTTTGACCACATTCCTTGCAAAAAGCATTATTTAGAAATGTGTTTTTCAAACAAATCCACAGATTTTTCTTCATACATAATGTTTTAAAAAGTCAATCCACCACCTAATGCCTCATATGTATCTAAAACGTTCTGAAGGCTTTCTTCTCGTTTGATGTAATTTCGCAATCTTTGTTATATTGTTGGCCATGGTGCCTTATAATTGCTGTTTTGGAATTAATGATTGCCTTAACAATAGCATATAAATCATTGTTCATAGGTTTTGAGTACCATTCCCATATGTCAGCATTATGATCTGTATTAATTTCTCCGTATGATGGATTAATTGTAAAATTGCCTTCATCTGTTTTTATCGTATAACTTTCAATGAATAACTAATCTTCAGCTGCATATCGAATTTCAAAAATGAGGTAAGGTTTAGTAATACCATTATCACCAATATAAATGTAGGTATTGTTGGTATTTATATATTGTGGTGTAGTTTTATCATGATAAAAACGAAAAGGAAGCACTAACGCTAAGTGCTTCCATGAGACGTGTTCGGAATGGATCGATGTTAATTTTTAAAACATAGTACTAATAACCTCCGCCAACAAATGCTGCACCAACAATAATCAATAAAATGAAAAGCACAACAATTAAAACAAAGCTGTTACCCATTCCACCGCCGCTATAAGTTTGACAACAATGCATCAGTATCACCACCTTTTTATTAAGATAGTATATGTTATGAAATACTTGGCTTACTCGACTCGGATAAACATGGAAAATATTTCAGATTGAAAATTCATTTTTGATGTTACGCATTCTGATCAAAATATGTTTTAGATCATAACTATTTATCATACACATTCTTGATAAAAAGGAAGCACTCGGTGTTAGTGCTTCCAAGAAGTGAAATGAGTGGGCTGATGTTGATTTTTAAATTGTTCTTAATAGCCTCCGTGAACAAAAGCTGTTCCAACGATAATCAATAAAATGAAGAGAACAACAATTAAGGCGAAATTGCTTCCCATTCCATAACCACCAGACATAAGTATCACCGCCTTTGTTAGAAGTTAATATATTTTATGAATTACGAGTCTTGTTCGAAATGGACAAGTATGTAAATTATTTTAGACAGAAAAATCATTTTGATGTTAAGCAATACGATGAGAAGGTGATTACATGAAAGCTATTACTATTAAACAACCTTGGGCCACACTAATTGCGTTGGGTGAAAAACAAGTTGAATGAAATTTTGCACATCAAAATAAAGTCAAAAAGAGAATCTGGAACTAAAGTATGTGAGCTAGAGCTTAAACTATGAAACCATGTATTTTTGCATGGTTATTTTTTATTCATAAACAAGTCATGTAAGGGGTGCGTTGATTTGAGATAAATTTGACCACATAATTGACCACAAATGTTCTAAAAAAAATAGAAAATCTATAAAATTGAAATTAATATGCGTAAAGGTTAAAATGATTTGCAAACGGAAAACGAATACGAACATTTGTTTGTGGGATATCATCCCAAAAGTAATCATGTAGAAAATGTCGCCTCGTTGGAATTAAAATAACAACTAAATATTAAAGAAGTGTTAAATTAGAAAAGGTATGTTTGGAATTTAACTCCAAAGCATTGCAAAGCAATCACCGTAGAATGAGGAGCGAAAGAAATGAATAGTAAAACTAAGACGAATAAAAAATATGTCGTTATTTCACTATTAATTGCCACGTTTTTAACAGCGATTGAGGGAACGATTGTAAGTACAGCGATGCCCAAAATTGTTGAGGATTTAGGTGGTAGCCATTTGTATACTTGGGTCATTTCGATTTATTTATTGGCAACAGTTATAAGCACCCCTATTTTTGGTAAATTGGCAGATTTGTATGGTAGAAAGAAGATGTTTACGATAGGGGTTATTATTTTTTTAATAGGTTCCATGCTTTCTGGTTTTTCACAAACGATGGAACAACTGGTCATATTCCGATTAATTCAAGGAATCGGAGCAGGAGCGTTGACGACGATTCCGTTTACAATTATTGGTGATGTTTTTTCGTTTGAACTCCGTGCAAAAATACAAGGATTGATTAGCAGTGTCTGGGGTATTGCCGGAATCATTGGACCACTTGCCGGTGGTTTTATTGTTGACCAAATCACCTGGCATTGGATTTTCTTTTTGAATCTTCCATTTGGAATCATTTCCTTTATTCTTTTATCGGTTTCCTTGCATGAACAAGTGGAAAAGAAGAAGCAAATTATTGATTATGCCGGTATTTTCACATTTACAATCAGTATGACTAGTTTCTTGTATGCCTTAACTTTATTGAAACAAGAAAAGCATGTAACAAGCAGTAGTTTAACTTTATTTACGATTGCGGCTATAAGTGTATGCCTTTTTCTTTGGATCGAAGCAAAAGGAAAAGAACCGATGCTACCACTTTCTTTATTTAAGAACCAATCTATTATGGTGGCAAATGTTGTGGGATTTTTGCTAGGTTTTATCCTTGTGGCCGTTACTTTTTATATACCTTTATGGGTTCAGGGGGTTACGAATTTAAATGCAACCTTCTCAGGAATAACGCTTATGCCAATGTCGCTAACATGGCCAATCGGAGCATTTTTAACAGGTAAATGGCTGGGCAAAACCTCAATTGGGCGTCTGGCATTTATAGGAATTGCAATTAATGCTGCTGGCTGTATCGGCTTAGTTTTCTTTCATGCGAACACAACGATGCCAGCCATGATGGTTGCGACAGCTATTCTTGGATTTGGTTTTGGATTAGCATTTACTGTATTTACAGTGATTGTCCAATCCGCAGTTGACTGGAAATTGCGAGGAGCTGCTATAGGTTCAAATAATTTGATGAGAAACTTAGGACAAGCGATTGGAATTGCAGTTTCAGGCATATGGTTAAGCGATGAGCTAAAGGGGCATGTGTTAGAAGCAAGCTTGCACACAGTATTTATTCTATTAGTCATATTAGCCATTAGTGCACTAGCTATTGCTGCAATGCTTTTTGGCAAAAAAGGAAACGAGCCTTCCATAGGATAGGATGGAAATTCGGGGACGGTTTCCGTATTTCGAATAGATGTTCCTCTTTTGAAATGTATATTTCCATCCCTATTTCTTATACTAAAGAAATGAAGGAGGGATAGTTTATGGCAAAACGGACAAAGAAAAACGATGCAGACCAAAAAAATAAGCAAGGATTTGATTCCAGCAAAACAGATTCTGAATTCTCCAAAGAAATTGGTAGTGCAAGCGCGAACCGTGCCCACAAAGAAAAGGCTAAAAAGGAAAAGGCCTCTAAAAACCAAGGAGAATGGGGAGGAATGCATTGATTTTTATATTTGGCTATAATTAAACTGAAGGGAGTATGTCCTTCGGTTTTTTTGTTTTGCAGGTTAATGCCCGTTTTTATCGAAATAATACTTGAAAGGAGAATAGCTTATGGTCAAGGTTAAAGCGGTAAAAATTGACGGCGAGAGCATCCATATATTTAATAGCGCAATCTATATTTTTGAGTCAAATTCGGGATATATGTTGGAGCTGGACATGATTGTAAGCGAGGTTGCTGTCAAAAAATATAAAGGTTTGGAAAACTTAATTGTAGAGATTGAATTACAAGATGGCAGAATGATAACTTCCTATATGAACCTTAAAAGTTTATCAGGAGGATTGCCACAGCTGAATCTATTCTGTGAATTGAATGATATTGATGAATATAAAGATTTTTACATAGTAAATGAAAACGACCTTTTGTTCCCGAATATAGAGGAAGGAATCACTCTAGAGGAAATAAGAAAATATGAAATGCCTGATGAAAAAATTACCTTAAAATTAAATTTGCCGATTGTGCAAACAGAATGGCTAAAGAAGCAAAAAAGTAAGGATTTGCAGGAAATATTTAAAGAAGCCATCTATGACTATTGGAAAAAACAATGAAAGTAGTAAGTTGTACTACTCGATAATAGGGGAATAAGGTATAATATTCCAATGATAGTTTGCGATTACGTCGCAAATATGGGGGTATATTTATGATTCAATACTCAACATTAGCGGAAAAATTTGAAGGTATTGACGACCAATGTATTATATCAAATCTCGCAAATAATGGAGAAGTTTTACAAAACGGCGTACATGTTTATTATGCTTTTTATGAAAAAGAAAAATATATAAACAATGCTATGAATTTTATTAGGGAAGGAATTGACAGAGAGCATAAAGTAATTTTTATCGAAAAACTTGAGATATTTGAAGAAGTTTTAGCAAGACTAGCTTCCAGAGGGTATAGTAAAAATGACTTAGATTCTATTATTTTTGTTGATAATGATAAATTTTATCTTAGTAATAATAAGTTTAGTGTGAAAACTAGTGTGCGAAATTTTCAGGTGAAATTAAAAGAATGCATTGAGAATGATTGGTTTATTCGTGCATGGGGTCAAGTGTCATTCCGAGTAGATGAGCCTGTGTTGTCAAAGTTAAGATTATATGAATGTGGCTGTGATCAGGTGGTCGAAAAACATAAAGCTATTATAGTTTGCACTTATAATGGTTTAACCGTACCTTCCTACATCCAAAATGAGATGCTCAAAACACACCCATATTTTATGACAGACGACCAAATCGGATTATCTCCTTTTTATGAAAAAGAAGAAGGTTTAAACATCCCTTCAATTGAGGAATTGCAAAAGCTGCAAAAACTTGATAAAGAGATTACACTTTTGCAAATAGAAAATAAAAGATTACAGAAAATAAATAACGAAATTATATTAAAAAAGGCAGTCATTGCTGAGAGTGAAAAGTTTTATCGGAATCTAATTAACGAACTTCCCATTTCCATTCTGATTACAAAAAAT containing:
- a CDS encoding YjcZ family sporulation protein, whose amino-acid sequence is MSGGYGMGSNFALIVVLFILLIIVGTAFVHGGY
- the arsB gene encoding ACR3 family arsenite efflux transporter, which produces MSKERNSGIGFFEKYLTVWVILCMFAGVLIGKFLPGIPAFLGRFEYANVSIPMAILIWLMIYPMMLKVDFQSIRNVGKNPKGLFVTWITNWLIKPFTMFGIAWLFFFVIFKSLIPAELAQDYLAGAILLGAAPCTAMVFVWSYLTKGNAAYTVVQVATNDLIILIAFTPIVAFLLGVGGVTIPWDTLVLSVVLFVVIPLAGGIITRNYITKKRGLDYFEKSFIPKFGNITTIGLLLTLIIIFSFQGDVILNNPLHIVLIAIPLIIQTFLIFFIAYLASKVIKLPHEIAAPAGMIGASNFFELAVAVAIALFGTQSPAALATIVGVLTEVPVMLILVKIANNTRHWFPEKS
- a CDS encoding YjcZ family sporulation protein, which gives rise to MHCCQTYSGGGMGNSFVLIVVLFILLIIVGAAFVGGGY
- a CDS encoding MFS transporter; its protein translation is MNSKTKTNKKYVVISLLIATFLTAIEGTIVSTAMPKIVEDLGGSHLYTWVISIYLLATVISTPIFGKLADLYGRKKMFTIGVIIFLIGSMLSGFSQTMEQLVIFRLIQGIGAGALTTIPFTIIGDVFSFELRAKIQGLISSVWGIAGIIGPLAGGFIVDQITWHWIFFLNLPFGIISFILLSVSLHEQVEKKKQIIDYAGIFTFTISMTSFLYALTLLKQEKHVTSSSLTLFTIAAISVCLFLWIEAKGKEPMLPLSLFKNQSIMVANVVGFLLGFILVAVTFYIPLWVQGVTNLNATFSGITLMPMSLTWPIGAFLTGKWLGKTSIGRLAFIGIAINAAGCIGLVFFHANTTMPAMMVATAILGFGFGLAFTVFTVIVQSAVDWKLRGAAIGSNNLMRNLGQAIGIAVSGIWLSDELKGHVLEASLHTVFILLVILAISALAIAAMLFGKKGNEPSIG
- a CDS encoding arsenate reductase ArsC; the encoded protein is MSNKLKVAFICVHNSCRSQIAEALGKHFAGDIFESYSAGTETKPQINQDAVRLMKELYDIDMEKTQHSKLLDEIPPVDIVITMGCNVECPYLPCKHREDWGLDDPTGKSDEEFKKVISTIETKIKELKAKLKS